AACAGCTCGTCCGGGACGTGTTCGACGAAGTGCTCGAGGTCAGCCGGGACCCGTACTTCACCGCGTTCGTGGCCCGGGCCTGACGCGGTGCACGTCCTCGTCACCGGCGGCGCCGGGTTCATCGGCCGGCAGGTCGTGCGGGCGCTTGCCGCCGCCGGACACCGGATCCGGGTCCTGGACGCGCTGCTCCCGGACACGCACAGCGAAGAACAGCCACCCCGGTTCCCGGACGGCGTCGAGTTCGTCCGCGGCGACCTGCGGTCCGCGGACACCACGGCGCGCGCGTTGCGGGGCATCGACCTGGTCAGCCACCACGCCGCGGTCGTCGGCCGGGGCAAGGAGATGCTGGACGCCCCGCACCACGTGTCGTGCAACGACCTGGGCACCGCCAACCTGCTCGCGGAGATGGCCCGCCAGGACGTCGGGCGGCTCATCCTGGCCGGAACCGTGGCGATCTACGGCGACAGCAACTACAGCTGCCCGGAGCACGGCCGGATGCGCCCGCCGCGGCGCAGCCTGGCCGACCTGGAGGCGGGCCGGTTCCAGCCACGCTGCGACCGGTGTGGCACCGAGTTGCGCGACTTCCCGGTCACCGAGGAAGACGCCCTGGATCCGCCACGGAACATCTACGCCATCACCAAGCTGACCCAGGAGTACCTGAGCGAGGCGTGGGCGAGGGAGACCGGTGCGCAGGCGACCGTGTTGCGGTACCACAACGTCTACGGGCCGGACATCCCCTACCAGAGCCCGTACTCCGGTGTGGCGGCGGTGTTCCGGAGCGCGGTTGCCCGCGGCGAGGCACCGCAGCTGTACGAGGACGGCAATCCCACCCGCGACTTCGTGCACGTGTCCGACGTGGCCACGGCGACGACCGCGGTGATGGGCCTGGAGCCGACCGGGTTCCGTGCCTACAACGTCGCCTCCGGAACCCCGCACAGCATCGGCGACGTGGCTCGCGCACTGGTCGCGGCCCGGGGCGGGCCGGCGCCCGTGGTGACCGGGAAGTTCCGGATCGGGGACGTGCGGCACATCGTGGCCGCCCCGGCGCGGCTGATGCGGGAAACCACGTGGCGGCCCGCGATGGACTTCGAGTCCGGGATGAAGGAGTTCGCGCACGAGCCCATGTACGGCGGACCGGAGGGCTGAAGCGAATGGCACTGCGAGTGATCGTCGCCGGCGCCGGCATCGGCGGACTGTGCCTGGCCCAGGGCCTGCGGCAGGCCGGCATCGAGGTGACGGTGTACGAACAGGACCCCGCGGCGTTCGCCCGCGGTCAGGGCTACCGGCTGCGGATCGACCGGCACGGCACCGCGGCGCTGCGCGACTGCCTGCCCCCGGACTCGTTCGCCCGGTACGAACAGACTGCCAACCCTCCGTACGAATCGATCGGCGCGGTGTACGACCACCACCTGGAGGTGCGCTACCAGCACGCGCAGCGGTCGACGACCTGGGATCCGGCCAACGCGGCCCGAGGCGTGAACCGGTTGACTCTTCGAGAGGTGCTGCTCGGCGGACTTGCCGATGTCGTCCGGTTCGACGCCAGGGTCACCGGTTTCGACCTGCGCCCCGGCGGCGTGCGAGTGCGTCTCGACGGCGGTGGTACCGACAGCGCGGACCTGCTGGTCGGCGCGGACGGACTCGGCTCGGCTGTGCGCCGCGGTCTCGTCCCCGAGGCCGAGGTGCTCGACACGGGCCTGCGGGCCATCTATGGAATGACTCCGTTGGACGACGCGCTGCTCGCCGCCCTGCCGCCCGCACTGTTCGGTGGTTCCTGTCCGGTGCAGGGGCCCGAGCGGCGAACCCTGGCCCTGGGTTCGTACCAGCCGGTGCGTTCGCCGGCGGAGTTCGATCTCACTCCGGTCCCGGACTACATGAAGTGGACGCTGGTGGCACCGATGGCCACATACTCGATGACCGAACCGGAGTTCTGGTCGGCCGCACCGGAACGATTGCTCACCGAGGCGTTGCGGTGCGTCGCGGACTGGCATCCGGCCCTGGTGGACCTGGTGCACCGCAGCGACCCCGCGGTGACTTTCCCGCTGGCCATCCGCGCGGCGGCGCAGCTACCCGAACTGCCCGCGGTTCCGGTGACGCTGATCGGTGACGCCATCCACGCCACCACACCGGTCGGTGGCACCGGCGCGAACACCGCGCTGCGAGATGCCGCGCTGCTCCGCCACCATCTCGACTCGGCAGACGGGCTGGTCGACGCGTTGACCACGTACCAGGCCGAGATGCGTGACTACGGCGCCGCTGCGGCACGGAACTCGTTACGTGGCGCGGAAACCATCTTCCGATGCGACCCCTTACCCATCTGAGGACGACGAAAGTGAGGTTCGGCGGTGCCGAACAAAGTCCACCCAGCACCTCGACCCGTCGAGCGCCGAATCGCCGACCTGCGGGGCACCCTGAGCACCGGGAAACATCTCTGGCTGGCCACGGCTGCGGACGGGATACCCCATCTGGTGCCGTTGGCCTACGTCTGGGACGGCACGGAACTGTTTTGCGCCACCAAGGAAGCCAGCCGTTCGGTGCGCAACGTCGCGGATTCCGGCATCGCGCGGGTAGCCGTGGGCAGCGCGACGGACGTGGTGCTGATCGACGCCACCGTTACCATCTCGACTCCCGCCGACGCCCCGCCGGCGGTGGCCTCGACGTTCGCTCAGCTCCCCTTGAACCCGGCCCGGGTCCCGGGCGTGGTGCTCCTGCGGCTGCGTCCCCAGCGAATCCTCGCTTGGCGTGAGCTGTCCGAAATGCCCGACCGGCTGATCATGGCAGCCGGCGAATGGGTGAGCCCGACGTGATCGCCCACGCGGACGGGAGCGCCACGGGCAAGCAGTCACCTGCCGCCCAGCCGATACTGAACAGGCTCCTGGCCGGCCTGATGGGCTATTGGTTCTACGTGCCGCTCGAGTGGTTCTACGTGCCACCCGAGCGATACGAGATGCCGGATGGCGCCACGCCCGCAGCGGACGATCGCTCGGCAACTCGTACTCATGACGCAGGTGGCGGGTGTAGCCCGACAGTGCCGGGCTGACTCCGGTACCCGGCACTACTTTCCCGCCCGCGGACGATCAAGACCCGGATCACAGCAGCACACACCAGCGACTTGTCCCGGCATCGCGCACCCACGAAGCCGGCCATCAACCTCAGCCACATCGAGCGCAGTCCGAAACAGATGTAAACGCGAGCTCGCGCCCAGCACGGTTCGGCGAAGACGTTGTGGGAGAGCTGCTTCTCCACGACGTGGGCGGGGCCTCCGGTCAGGTGGCGAGCTTCGGGTGCGGTGAGGACGGGATACCGGTCGCCGCAGGACGGGCACAGCCGTGTTTCCCACGTGCCACCGCAATGTTGGCAGTCGCAGCGATACGTCGATTCTCGACGGCCGGTCAAGGTACGCCTCGGGTTTCTCGCGGGCTTCCTGCAGCAGGGCAAGTCCACGAAAGGGTCGCTACCGGCGAACTCAGCCGCGAGACAGCAGTGGTGAACGCCATGGGCCTCCTGGTCGCCGGACACGAGACCACGGCCAACATGATCGCCTTGGGCACCCTGACCCTGCTGCGGCACCCCGGCCAGCTCACCCGCATCCGCGACACCGACGATCCCGCCGTGCTCGCCAACGTGGTCGAGGAACTGCTGCGCTACCTCACGATCGCCCAGGACGTGGTCATGCGCGTCGCCACCGAAGACCTCACCATCGGCGGACAGCTCATCCGCGCGGGCGAAGGCCTGATGATGAACCTGCCCGCAGGCAACCGCGACGCGGGCATCTTCGAGCAGCCCGACACCCTCGACATCGACGGCAACTCCCGCAGCCACCTCGCCTTCGGCTACGGCGTCCACCAATGCATCGGGCAGTCACTCGCGCGCGTGGAACTGCAGATCGCACTGTCCACACTGCTGCGCAGGCTGCCAGGGCTCCGGCTGGCGGTGCCGATGGAACAGGTGAACTTCCGGCATGACATGACCGTTTACGGCGTCCACGAACTACCGGTCGCCTGGTAGCACCACGAGGAACGCCATCCCCGCGACCACAACCGGTCACGAGTGATCTTCCGAAGTGATGCGACGCGCCCGTCCTGACGAGTCCCCCTCATGACGGGGCCGTTCGTCGCCTTGACGCGAACGACACGAGAACCACCTCAAGTTCGTTGCGCTTGCCGATATCTGATGCGGCAGATACTGTCTTGTCAGGTGAAGGCTTGCCGTCGTCGTTCCGGTGGGCCGACGTTCCCTTCTCTTCCCAGCGCTCAGAAAGGGTTGTCAGTGACCAGCCTTCCCAACCGGCGGCGCTTCCTCGCCGCCGGAGCAGGTGCCGCACTCGGCCTCAGCGCGCTCGGTGCCACCCCCTCCACGGCCGCAGCCGCTCTCGCCGGCTCGTCGCGCGGCTCCGGCCGCGAGGAGACCAGGACCCTCGATGAGCTGTATCGGGACGCTCTCGCCGAGGGCGGCAAACTCGTGGTCTACGCGGGTGGAGACC
This window of the Amycolatopsis balhimycina FH 1894 genome carries:
- a CDS encoding cytochrome P450; its protein translation is MLAVAAIRRFSTAGQGTPRVSRGLPAAGQVHERVATGELSRETAVVNAMGLLVAGHETTANMIALGTLTLLRHPGQLTRIRDTDDPAVLANVVEELLRYLTIAQDVVMRVATEDLTIGGQLIRAGEGLMMNLPAGNRDAGIFEQPDTLDIDGNSRSHLAFGYGVHQCIGQSLARVELQIALSTLLRRLPGLRLAVPMEQVNFRHDMTVYGVHELPVAW
- a CDS encoding NAD-dependent epimerase/dehydratase family protein — protein: MHVLVTGGAGFIGRQVVRALAAAGHRIRVLDALLPDTHSEEQPPRFPDGVEFVRGDLRSADTTARALRGIDLVSHHAAVVGRGKEMLDAPHHVSCNDLGTANLLAEMARQDVGRLILAGTVAIYGDSNYSCPEHGRMRPPRRSLADLEAGRFQPRCDRCGTELRDFPVTEEDALDPPRNIYAITKLTQEYLSEAWARETGAQATVLRYHNVYGPDIPYQSPYSGVAAVFRSAVARGEAPQLYEDGNPTRDFVHVSDVATATTAVMGLEPTGFRAYNVASGTPHSIGDVARALVAARGGPAPVVTGKFRIGDVRHIVAAPARLMRETTWRPAMDFESGMKEFAHEPMYGGPEG
- a CDS encoding FAD-dependent oxidoreductase; protein product: MALRVIVAGAGIGGLCLAQGLRQAGIEVTVYEQDPAAFARGQGYRLRIDRHGTAALRDCLPPDSFARYEQTANPPYESIGAVYDHHLEVRYQHAQRSTTWDPANAARGVNRLTLREVLLGGLADVVRFDARVTGFDLRPGGVRVRLDGGGTDSADLLVGADGLGSAVRRGLVPEAEVLDTGLRAIYGMTPLDDALLAALPPALFGGSCPVQGPERRTLALGSYQPVRSPAEFDLTPVPDYMKWTLVAPMATYSMTEPEFWSAAPERLLTEALRCVADWHPALVDLVHRSDPAVTFPLAIRAAAQLPELPAVPVTLIGDAIHATTPVGGTGANTALRDAALLRHHLDSADGLVDALTTYQAEMRDYGAAAARNSLRGAETIFRCDPLPI
- a CDS encoding pyridoxamine 5'-phosphate oxidase family protein → MPNKVHPAPRPVERRIADLRGTLSTGKHLWLATAADGIPHLVPLAYVWDGTELFCATKEASRSVRNVADSGIARVAVGSATDVVLIDATVTISTPADAPPAVASTFAQLPLNPARVPGVVLLRLRPQRILAWRELSEMPDRLIMAAGEWVSPT